A window of Numenius arquata chromosome 10, bNumArq3.hap1.1, whole genome shotgun sequence genomic DNA:
ATAAAGCAGCATAAAGTAGGCCAATGTAAACGGCAGAAGGGCCCCTCCTGGAAGAGCCGTTAGGTGCCAGCTCCGTGGCGGGGCGGCCCGGCCAGGTGTGAGCGGGAGCCCGCCGCGGTGCCCccgcagatttttttttatcacgtTTGTGGCAATATGGGGCTTGTTATGCTAACTATGAGTAAACATACCCGGCCGGGCTTTGAGGCGACAGGAGGGAGTTATCGGAAAGTGGCAGTGGGAAGGTGATTTAACAATAACGTTGTCTTGTTTGCCAGCAGGTGAtgtctgcccccagccccatgaTTAATGCTTCCCAAAGCACTCCACTTTACAATCTCTTGTAATTATTTATTAAACGAaatctatttattattattttagcaaACAGCGGTACCAGGTggggctttcttttcctcttcagcttTTGTTTGAAGGACGTTTGAAGTGGGCAGTCTGAGGCTTGGAAACTCGCTCGccagattttttttgtcatccAATTGCACaggcacaaaaaaaaccaaccccaacaaaaccccaacaacaacaaaaaaaacccacccaacaaacCCCGCCGGGCCCTTCCTATTCATCCTCCCCTACCCTCCGAGCCGCCCCTCGAGAAGGGGCGCCCGAGCCGCCGCAGTGGCCGGTCCCcctcggccccgctccccccgccctcccagcgccgccgccgcggggaagcggggctgcccgcccgccgcgccgcgctcccTGGAGAGGCAGCGCGCACCGCACCGCCCCGCAACGCCCCTCACCGCGACCGTCCCGTGGGGGTCggggaccgggccgggccgggggagctgGCCCCCGCACCGCCGCGGCCCGAGCCGGGACGATGCGGCCGCTCCCGGCGCCGGTATCCCCGGCCGGTATCCGCCGCGCCGCTTTGGTGAAGGAGCGGGGggctcccgccccgccggggctgTGCTCTGCCGGCAGCCCCGCCCGCACCCCCGGGGACGCCGGGCCGTGCAGGAGGGGGGCCGAACCCGCcgtccccggcccccccgccctccgccgGGGAAAGGTGCCCCGGGCCCGGGCCGgtccccgccgccggcagcagcCGGTGCGCAAAAGTCCCCGGCACGTTTTGCGCACCGAGCCCCGGTGGCGGAGCAGTTCTCTCCGGGCCTAGCGCCGGGCTGCCGGGGCGAAGGTGGCCAGGAGCTGTAGGGGGGGCCTTCCTCCGCGGGACTCAGCCCTCGTTTCCCCGGGGGGAGCAAAGACACGGCGCGGGGGGGCAGGAGAAcgacgtgcccccccccccccgttgccgGCGCTCGCCACCCGCAGGGCAGCAGCCGCAACTCCGCCGGTCGGtgcccggggggagcggggctgtccCCGCGGGGACAGCGTTGCGGGGGCGAGGGAAGGGGCAACCAGAGGCGGCAGGGTCCCCTCGCGCCCCCCCCGGAGGGTCCCGGGAGCACCCCGCAACGCCGGGGCGGCGGGAGTTGATTGTGGCTCTTCCGAGGGGAGCGGAACcggagcagggccgggggggaCCCCCCAGGGTTGGCATCGGGGTGTACCCCGCCGGGCCCGGCGATGCGTCCTCGGGCACCCCGGGGTGCCGGGCCCGGTGCTGCCCCGCTTTACGCAACCGGGTCCCCGGGAGCCCCTTGTCACAGCCGGGGTCGCCCGCCCCGACCCCCGGCTGCAGCCCCCCGCGGAGCCCCGGCGTGCGCGGCCGCCCCGGGCGAGGTGCGGCACCCCCCGCTCCTTGGGGTCGGCGGCTCGGCCCCGGGGGTCCCGCCCcgagggagggcgggcggggaCCGGGacgggcctggggggggggggggggggggcgaggggacgggcgggggcggggggtccCGACGCGGCGTGGGAGCCGGTGGGGTCtctggcggcggggccggggcagcgggcGGTGCCGGTCCCGGCACGCTCCAGCCGGGCTGATAAGATAAAAGCGTGCCAAGGGGTGGgtgcgggcggggggggcgcaCACGCCGCCCGGCCGGGAAATCCCCATTGTCTGCCGGCCCTATATATATAGGGGCTTAACGGCAGTCGTGTGCCGGCCGCGCACTCCACCTTTCTCTCCCGCACTCCAGGgaaagcggggaggggggaaacggcGGGGGGCGGGCAGCTGGAGCAAAAGCCGCTCTCCTGCCCCCGCAGCCTCGCCGGGGCTCAGCAGGTACAGCCGCCGGGGAGAGGGCTCCCCCGGGGCCGGCCaccgcgccgctccccgccgggtTTTGCAGGATGGCCCCGCAGAGCGACCGCTCGCCGGGTGAAGGGCAGCCCTATTTCGGCGGCGCCGAGGACCTCCCTTCGGCGGCCAGCGGCGGCTCGGCGGGCAGCCGGGGCGCCTCGCCGGCCCGCAGCGCCCTGGCCCCGCGGGAGGCTGCGGCCCGCAGGAAGGGGAAAGCGCGGCGGGGCCGTGGCAAGGCGAGGAGCGAGGGGCTGCTCAGCAAGCAGAAGAGGAGCCGGCGTATGAAGGCCAACGACCGGGAGAGGAACCGCATGCACCACCTCAACTCCGCCCTGGACGCGCTCCGCAGCGTCCTGCCCACCTTCCCCGACGACGCCAAGCTCACCAAGATCGAGACGCTCCGCTTCGCCCACAACTACATCTGGGCGCTCACCCAGAGCCTCCGCCTGGCCGAGCAGGGTCTGCCCgagccccccaccccgccgcccccccctgccgccgccggttccccccccggcccctgggACTCGCCCTgccccgcagccccgccgcccgctGCCCTGCGCCGCGGTCCCGCCGCCTTCCCCGCCTTCCTCTGAGTCCGCCGCTGCTCTCCCCTGGCTTTTGGCCTTCAAATAGCCGGCGGAGCGGAGGGAGGGGGCTCCCCGCGCTGGGCGCCGGGGGGCGGTGGGcgcccgctcccctcccgcccccccgtcCCGCTCGGCTGAAGAGCAGCGGGAGCGGgcggacaaaaaaaaaaaagaataatgatcACGGTTTTGTACTCGGAAACggtaaattatattaatttgtcGCTATCGGTATTTATTGATTATATTTCgtaacaaatatatattttgtatataagaGTATTTTTGGCAGCGGTGGTCCAGCTGTTTGCACCGGGGAGGGGAGCCGCGGCTGTattttggagttgttttttttgttttttttgaagaagaggAGAATAAAGTGTGTCGCGGTCAGACCTGTGCAACGTCGTGGGTTTTTTC
This region includes:
- the NEUROG3 gene encoding neurogenin-3; this encodes MAPQSDRSPGEGQPYFGGAEDLPSAASGGSAGSRGASPARSALAPREAAARRKGKARRGRGKARSEGLLSKQKRSRRMKANDRERNRMHHLNSALDALRSVLPTFPDDAKLTKIETLRFAHNYIWALTQSLRLAEQGLPEPPTPPPPPAAAGSPPGPWDSPCPAAPPPAALRRGPAAFPAFL